Proteins co-encoded in one Malus sylvestris chromosome 9, drMalSylv7.2, whole genome shotgun sequence genomic window:
- the LOC126582991 gene encoding zinc finger protein CONSTANS-LIKE 2-like, whose translation MLKEDQSNGTAANNNCARVCDTCRAAACTVFCRADSAYLCSGCDATIHAVNCVASHHERVRVCEACERAPAAFLCKADSASLCTACDADIHSANPLARRHQRVPILPISGCLYGPQAIEHGRMKLGRSATAEMEDGFMNQEGDETIDEEDEDEAASWLLLNPVKNNNNNNTKNNGLFFGVDVDEYLDLVEYNSCADQNNQFTDHHQQEQQQEQHYGVAHKNYGGDSVVPVHQYGEVAKAHQMQQLQKQSFHQLGLEYESSKAAYSYNGSLSHSVSVSSMDVGVVPNSTMSDISISHPRTPTGTIDLFSGSSIQMPTQLSPMDREARVLRYREKKKTRKFEKTIRYASRKAYAETRPRIKGRFAKRTEMEVEVDQMFSTTLMAENGYGIVPSF comes from the exons ATGTTGAAGGAAGATCAGAGCAATGGGACTGCTGCCAACAACAACTGCGCACGTGTTTGCGACACGTGCCGGGCAGCAGCTTGCACGGTGTTCTGTCGTGCAGACTCGGCGTACCTGTGCTCGGGCTGCGACGCCACCATTCATGCGGTCAATTGTGTGGCGTCGCACCATGAGCGTGTGAGGGTATGCGAGGCGTGCGAGCGTGCCCCAGCCGCTTTTCTGTGCAAAGCGGATTCGGCCTCGCTCTGCACGGCCTGCGACGCGGACATCCACTCTGCCAATCCTCTGGCGAGGCGCCACCAGCGCGTGCCCATCCTGCCTATTTCTGGTTGCCTGTACGGCCCTCAGGCAATTGAACATGGCAGGATGAAGTTGGGGAGGTCCGCCACGGCGGAGATGGAGGATGGGTTTATGAACCAGGAAGGAGATGAAACCATTGATGAGGAAGATGAGGATGAGGCAGCATCATGGTTGTTGCTCAACCCAGTgaaaaacaataacaacaacaacacaaAGAACAATGGGCTTTTCTTTGGAGTGGACGTTGATGAGTATTTGGATCTTGTGGAGTACAACTCATGTGCTGATCAGAATAATCAGTTCACTGATCATCATCAGCAAGAACAGCAGCAGGAACAACATTATGGGGTCGCACACAAGAATTATGGAGGAGATAGTGTTGTGCCAGTTCATCAGTATGGAGAAGTAGCGAAAGCCCACCAGATGCAGCAGCTGCAGAAGCAAAGTTTTCATCAGTTGGGTTTGGAGTATGAGTCCTCAAAAGCTGCATACAGTTACAATGGTTCTCTAAGTCACAGT GTTTCTGTTTCATCCATGGATGTTGGAGTTGTACCGAATTCAACAATGAGCGATATCTCAATTTCACACCCGAGAACTCCCACAGGAACTATTGACCTTTTCAGTGGATCTTCCATTCAAATGCCAACCCAACTAAGTCCAATGGACAGGGAGGCCAGGGTTCTCAGGtacagagagaagaaaaagacgaggaagtttgagaaaacaatccggtatgcctcaaggaagGCCTACGCCGAGACCAGACCCCGAATCAAGGGCCGATTTGCAAAGCGAACTGAAATGGAAGTTGAAGTCGACCAAATGTTCTCCACAACGCTGATGGCGGAAAATGGATATGGCATTGTTCCATCATTCTAG
- the LOC126582993 gene encoding F-box/FBD/LRR-repeat protein At1g13570-like, giving the protein MPASNCSYGLRELLGKVLKRNTKRIDQSSGNEITEMESVTKKDRISNLPWDVLDGILVRLPLKEVVRTSILSSRWRHKWTGISQFVIDDKCIPRRISDKVARWESIMEILHQVQLHHTGPIEKFKLAAYCRPDHSDLDQWIHYLTDKGLKEFILQEFDTIKRFNLPFCLFSCPLLNRLELFGCRIKPSSEAIGFKSLANLHLNEVCVTGGMLECLVLNSPVLERLTLLNIDHQIVLRIGNANLKYLKVDSNFGDIYLENSPSLASVDIGLRVRVIPLYFGSEEGNLNRVIGCLHAIKKLTLSSAMLAFLGNNDIPDKLPTLLRHLSVLELKDVRLDSLIEVLVCVCIFRSAPNLEELHLSVADTTEYSRPAADFLITKLSNHYFEKLKVAKIRAVQNVQNETIFIQLLLAHSPLLKRMTIVHYGSRFLPTEALEQSVPASKDVEIFNLCV; this is encoded by the exons ATGCCAGCTTCCAACTGCAGTTATGGTCTGAGAGAGCTGCTTGGGAAAGTATTGAAGAGGAATACAAAAAGAATTGATCAGTCTTCTGGTAATGAGATTACTGAGATGGAAAGCGTTACAAAAAAAGATAGAATTAGCAATCTGCCTTGGGATGTATTGGACGGGATCCTCGTTCGCTTGCCTTTGAAAGAAGTTGTGAGGACTAGCATCTTATCTAGCAGGTGGAGACATAAATGGACTGGCATTTCACAGTTTGTTATTGATGACAAATGCATACCACGCCGGATATCAGACAAAGTCGCAAGATGGGAATCGATCATGGAAATTCTTCATCAAGTTCAATTGCATCACACCGGTCCTATAGAAAAGTTTAAGCTTGCTGCTTATTGCCGGCCAGACCATTCTGATTTAGACCAGTGGATTCATTATTTAACTGACAAAGGTCTCAAGGAGTTCATCCTGCAGGAGTTTGATACTATAAAACGTTTTAACTTGCCTTTTTGTCTATTCTCATGTCCACTTTTGAATCGCTTGGAGCTTTTCGGTTGTAGAATCAAGCCATCTTCTGAAGCTATCGGATTCAAGAGCCTTGCGAACCTCCATCTTAATGAAGTTTGTGTAACTGGTGGCATGCTAGAATGTTTGGTTCTAAACTCCCCGGTTCTTGAAAGATTGACACTGTTAAACATTGATCATCAAATTGTTCTTAGAATTGGCAACGCGAATCTCAAGTATCTGAAAGTAGATTCCAACTTTGGTGACATATATCTTGAAAATAGTCCATCTCTGGCTAGCGTTGACATTGGCTTGAGGGTGAGGGTCATACCGCTATATTTTGGGTCCGAAGAAGGGAATCTAAACAGGGTTATAGGCTGTCTACATGCTATCAAGAAACTGACCCTATCCAGTGCCATGCTAGCG TTTCTGGGCAATAATGACATACCAGACAAACTTCCTACTCTGCTTCGGCATCTGTCAGTTCTCGAACTCAAGGACGTACGGTTGGATTCTTTGATAGAAGTGTTGGTTTGTGTCTGCATTTTTCGAAGTGCTCCAAATTTAGAGGAACTACACCTTTCA GTTGCTGATACAACTGAGTATTCCAGACCTGCTGCTGACTTCCTCATCACTAAGTTGTCAAACCATTACTTCGAAAAACTTAAAGTAGCGAAGATAAGAGCGGTACAAAATGTTCAAAATGAGACGATATTCATCCAGCTCTTACTCGCTCATTCGCCCCTGCTGAAAAGAATGACCATTGTACATTATGGAAGCAGATTTCTTCCAACAGAAGCGCTGGAGCAATCTGTGCCGGCTTCAAAGGAT